In the genome of Cupriavidus taiwanensis, one region contains:
- a CDS encoding fimbrial protein, which translates to MTNNKLLAALIVAGTAMGAQSAHAVDGTITFNGKVIGQTCTINGNGKGPGNTNFAVQLPTVSTTTLNAAGNVAGQTPFNIALTDCTPDTGNVHTFFEAGPTTDATTGNLILEAGGATNVQIRLLNGGTANTPIKAGFTDAAQNSNSVPITNGAATLWYYAQYYATGQATPGAANSSVMYSISYE; encoded by the coding sequence ATGACCAACAACAAGCTTCTCGCCGCTCTGATCGTTGCCGGTACCGCCATGGGCGCGCAGTCTGCCCATGCCGTCGATGGCACCATTACTTTCAATGGCAAAGTCATCGGCCAGACCTGCACCATCAACGGTAACGGCAAAGGCCCCGGCAACACCAACTTTGCCGTGCAGTTGCCGACGGTCTCGACCACGACCCTGAACGCGGCCGGCAACGTTGCCGGACAGACCCCCTTCAACATCGCGTTGACCGACTGCACGCCGGACACCGGTAACGTGCATACGTTCTTCGAGGCAGGCCCGACCACCGATGCCACCACCGGCAACCTGATCCTGGAGGCGGGCGGCGCCACGAACGTGCAGATCCGGCTGCTGAACGGCGGCACCGCCAACACCCCGATCAAGGCCGGGTTTACCGATGCGGCACAGAACTCGAACTCTGTTCCCATTACCAACGGCGCGGCCACGCTGTGGTACTACGCCCAGTACTACGCTACCGGCCAGGCCACTCCTGGTGCCGCCAACTCCAGCGTGATGTACTCGATCTCCTACGAGTAA
- a CDS encoding response regulator transcription factor, with protein MIKIIIADDHPVVLDGMSRVLAVEVGMQVVGSATNSTQLVALLESTDCDVIVTDYSMPGGQFGDGLPMLQMLRRRYPTTRIVVMTMLDNPALIRNIQKVGISVILNKTDPVQELIPAVRAAFSGLSYQPASVRAILASGGLDELSRRPILTRRELEVIRQCAAGVPVIEIARQANRSSKTISAQKSIAMKKLGLANDYELYEYARTNGLLGGAG; from the coding sequence ATGATCAAAATAATCATCGCCGATGACCACCCCGTCGTCCTGGACGGCATGAGTCGTGTGCTGGCCGTTGAAGTGGGCATGCAGGTCGTGGGCAGCGCCACCAATTCGACGCAACTGGTGGCGTTGCTCGAAAGCACCGACTGCGACGTCATCGTCACCGATTACTCCATGCCCGGCGGGCAGTTTGGCGACGGCCTGCCGATGCTGCAGATGTTGCGGCGCCGCTATCCCACCACGCGCATCGTGGTGATGACCATGCTCGATAATCCGGCGCTGATCCGCAATATCCAGAAGGTCGGCATTTCGGTGATCCTCAACAAGACCGATCCGGTCCAGGAACTGATCCCCGCGGTGCGCGCCGCGTTCAGCGGACTGAGCTACCAGCCGGCCTCGGTGCGCGCCATTCTCGCCTCGGGCGGGCTCGATGAACTGTCGCGCCGGCCGATCCTGACGCGCCGGGAACTCGAAGTGATCCGCCAATGCGCGGCCGGCGTGCCGGTCATCGAGATTGCGCGTCAGGCCAATCGCAGCAGCAAGACCATCAGCGCGCAAAAAAGCATTGCCATGAAAAAGCTGGGTCTGGCAAACGATTATGAGCTTTACGAATATGCCCGCACCAACGGCCTGCTTGGCGGCGCGGGATAA
- a CDS encoding fimbria/pilus periplasmic chaperone, translated as MTIKFLISAGVVALGLLSAVQAQASVVIAGTRVIYRAQESETTIKLTNEGKTPALTQAWIDKGDPKAAPAAIEVPFTVTPPVSRIDPGKGQTLRILYTGEPLAQDRESVFWLNVLEIPPKPGADQADANKLQLAFRSRIKLFFRPAGLKGTAEEAPAMIRWRVVQAGGKPVLEGRNPSAYHVSFSRIELVGGGRTARFEEGGMIGPGETKNFPLTGEVAQGPDATVRFNTINDYGGSARGEAALDSRTAPAL; from the coding sequence ATGACGATCAAGTTTCTGATTTCCGCCGGCGTTGTTGCGCTGGGGCTCCTGAGTGCAGTGCAAGCGCAGGCCTCCGTGGTCATCGCCGGCACCCGGGTCATCTATCGCGCGCAGGAGAGCGAGACCACCATCAAGCTGACCAACGAAGGCAAGACACCCGCACTGACGCAGGCGTGGATCGACAAGGGCGATCCCAAGGCCGCGCCCGCCGCCATCGAGGTGCCGTTCACCGTGACGCCGCCGGTGTCGCGCATCGACCCCGGCAAGGGCCAGACGCTGCGCATCCTCTACACCGGCGAGCCGCTGGCGCAGGACCGCGAATCCGTGTTCTGGCTCAACGTGCTGGAGATTCCGCCCAAGCCGGGCGCGGACCAGGCCGATGCCAACAAGCTGCAACTGGCGTTCCGTTCACGCATCAAGCTGTTCTTTCGTCCTGCCGGCCTGAAGGGAACGGCCGAGGAAGCCCCGGCCATGATCCGCTGGCGCGTGGTCCAGGCCGGCGGCAAGCCTGTCCTGGAAGGCCGCAACCCGAGCGCGTATCACGTTTCCTTCTCCCGGATCGAACTGGTCGGCGGTGGCAGGACCGCCCGCTTTGAAGAAGGCGGCATGATCGGGCCGGGCGAAACCAAGAACTTTCCGCTGACCGGCGAGGTGGCGCAAGGCCCGGACGCCACGGTCCGCTTCAACACCATCAATGACTATGGCGGCTCCGCCCGCGGCGAAGCCGCGCTCGACAGCCGCACCGCCCCGGCCCTTTAG
- a CDS encoding sensor histidine kinase, with product MNGWRRMRALFPLPLFWRNFLAFWLGMAAIVGIGMALTAAVAWYRFEALDGLSPAALTEDALEVARTQGRPGLRRWLRAMDSHDSALDVYIVDDALRDMLGRQLPTRLRNHVADRIVPMWRAGMIGHAVEHVPRPGARVSWWDPQPIALPDGSEVLLLFLPFDSSRWEVLHLSPVALALGLFALAVSAPLCWALTRHVAGPVRRLREATQALADGELATRTPPVLARRADELGQLARDFDAMADQLQRLVDWREQLLRNIAHELRSPLGRLRLSLELARRRDATLALQFDRIERETERLDALVERTLQLARLHAMAPVRSPVDLADLVDVIVADARFEAAARGVAIHWTAPDELVFDADAAALGSAIENILRNAIRYTDPAAPVSVTLRADADAIRLDIVDGGPGVPADALASLFEPFYRVRSGPGHPAGAGLGLSIAQAGIAAHGGTVSARNAQPRGLAVSVHLPRLA from the coding sequence GTGAACGGCTGGCGCCGCATGCGCGCGCTGTTCCCGCTGCCGCTGTTCTGGCGCAACTTCCTGGCGTTCTGGCTGGGCATGGCCGCGATCGTCGGCATCGGCATGGCGCTGACGGCCGCGGTGGCCTGGTACCGCTTCGAGGCGCTTGACGGCCTGAGCCCCGCCGCGCTCACCGAAGACGCGCTCGAGGTGGCGCGGACCCAGGGGCGTCCAGGCCTGCGGCGCTGGCTGCGGGCGATGGATTCGCATGACTCGGCGCTGGACGTCTATATCGTCGACGACGCGCTGCGGGACATGCTGGGCCGGCAACTGCCGACGCGGCTGCGTAACCACGTGGCCGACCGCATCGTGCCGATGTGGCGCGCGGGCATGATCGGCCACGCGGTCGAGCACGTGCCGCGGCCCGGCGCGCGGGTGTCGTGGTGGGACCCGCAACCGATCGCGCTGCCGGACGGCAGCGAGGTACTGCTGCTGTTCCTGCCGTTCGACTCGTCGCGCTGGGAGGTGCTGCACCTGTCGCCGGTGGCGCTGGCGCTCGGCCTGTTCGCGCTGGCGGTGTCGGCGCCGCTGTGCTGGGCCCTGACGCGGCACGTGGCCGGCCCGGTGCGGCGCCTGCGCGAAGCCACGCAGGCGCTCGCCGACGGCGAGCTGGCCACGCGCACGCCGCCGGTGCTGGCCCGCCGCGCCGACGAACTCGGCCAGCTCGCGCGAGATTTCGACGCCATGGCCGATCAGCTGCAGCGCCTGGTGGACTGGCGCGAGCAGCTACTGCGCAATATTGCGCATGAGCTGCGCTCGCCGCTGGGGCGGCTGCGCCTGTCGCTGGAGCTGGCGCGCCGCCGCGATGCCACGCTCGCGCTGCAGTTCGATCGCATCGAGCGCGAGACCGAGCGGCTCGATGCCCTGGTCGAACGCACGCTGCAGTTGGCACGGCTGCATGCGATGGCGCCGGTGCGCAGCCCCGTCGACCTCGCCGATCTGGTCGACGTGATCGTCGCCGATGCCCGCTTCGAGGCCGCGGCCCGGGGTGTGGCGATCCACTGGACCGCGCCGGACGAGCTGGTCTTCGATGCCGATGCCGCGGCGCTGGGCAGCGCGATCGAGAACATCCTGCGCAATGCCATCCGGTACACCGATCCGGCCGCGCCGGTGAGCGTGACGCTGCGGGCTGACGCGGACGCGATCCGGCTCGACATCGTCGATGGTGGTCCCGGCGTGCCGGCCGATGCGCTGGCAAGCCTGTTCGAACCGTTCTATCGCGTGCGCAGCGGCCCGGGCCATCCGGCCGGCGCAGGGCTCGGGCTCAGTATCGCGCAGGCGGGTATCGCCGCGCATGGCGGCACGGTATCCGCGCGCAATGCGCAGCCGCGCGGACTGGCGGTATCGGTGCACCTGCCGCGCCTGGCCTGA
- a CDS encoding fimbria/pilus outer membrane usher protein, with product MKTQKTSSFPSRLRPASAVVLSLFASVNAWGAAGGSGASTMLAEVEFNDTFLQQPGGVRIDVSRFNKGNVALPGSYRAELYVNDAWLGRTEATLRQVGDDTRNVQPCFDRTAVERIGIDLSKLSPEASAKLVAGCVALPELVPDATASFDNGEQRLDVSVPQIAMSRTARGYVDPKYWDEGVTAARLQYNANVYHSDAAGFSTTQSYVGLNAGFNFGGWRFRHVGNLTHGDFEGSRYQSVQTSLQRSLAPIRSQLVIGEAYTDGALFDSFGFRGVQIASDDRMYPESQRGYAPVVRGIANSNARVQVRQSGNIIYETTVAPGAFEITDLYPTGYGGDLELVITEADGNVRISRLPFAAAVNALRPGITRYSITVGQYRNVSLHSRPMMMQATVQHGISNMVTGYGGFIVAQDYTAVMGGGALNTDLGAFGADITQAWTTLQDAGGHDGQSLRLSYSKLVAPTNTNLTLAAYRYSSSGYLSMSDAMALRDLEQRGMAAGMFMGGIQRGRLQVTINQMLPQGYGSFYLTGSTQNYWNRSGSDTQFQAGYNNSYKRINYGISASRQFNVNAGKWDNRVMLTVGIPLGSGQHAPYSMTSLSHDSSGGTSLQESVTGTLGDDNAFTYGINAGYTGGGNSTDTATVGANVGYVSPFATVTASASKGRNYSQAGFGISGGIVAYAGGVAFTPMPGDTMAIIEAADAAGARVTNGSGLRVDPWGHALVPSLTPFSRNQIEIDPKGLPLSVALKTTQQNTAPTAGAIVKMKFETENPGRAAILRVMGPDGAPLPFGAEVTDAHGQAAGTVGQGGRIIVRGLKQDSGELQVKWGSDAKSSCALRYALPPETARPANPLAVLDAACVASAAR from the coding sequence ATGAAAACCCAGAAGACCTCGTCGTTCCCGTCGCGGCTGCGTCCGGCCAGCGCGGTGGTGTTGTCCTTGTTTGCCAGCGTGAATGCATGGGGAGCGGCCGGCGGCTCCGGCGCTTCGACCATGCTCGCCGAAGTCGAGTTCAACGACACCTTCCTGCAGCAGCCGGGCGGCGTCCGCATCGACGTGAGCCGCTTCAACAAGGGCAACGTGGCCTTGCCCGGAAGCTATCGCGCAGAACTCTACGTGAACGATGCCTGGCTGGGCCGGACCGAGGCGACGCTGCGACAGGTCGGCGACGATACGCGCAACGTGCAGCCCTGCTTCGACCGCACCGCGGTCGAGCGCATCGGCATCGACCTGTCGAAACTCTCGCCCGAGGCCTCGGCAAAACTGGTGGCGGGCTGCGTGGCGCTGCCCGAACTGGTGCCCGATGCCACCGCCAGCTTCGACAATGGCGAGCAGCGGCTGGACGTGTCCGTGCCGCAGATTGCGATGTCGCGCACGGCGCGCGGCTATGTCGATCCCAAGTACTGGGACGAGGGCGTCACCGCGGCGCGGCTGCAGTACAACGCCAACGTCTACCACTCGGATGCGGCCGGGTTCTCGACCACGCAGAGCTACGTCGGGCTGAACGCCGGCTTCAACTTCGGTGGCTGGCGCTTCCGCCATGTCGGCAACCTGACCCATGGCGATTTCGAGGGCAGCCGCTACCAGAGCGTGCAGACCAGCCTGCAGCGCTCGCTGGCGCCGATCCGCAGCCAGCTGGTGATCGGCGAGGCCTATACCGACGGGGCCCTGTTCGACAGCTTCGGCTTTCGCGGCGTGCAGATTGCCAGCGACGACCGCATGTACCCGGAATCGCAACGCGGCTACGCGCCGGTCGTGCGCGGCATTGCCAACAGCAATGCCCGGGTGCAGGTGCGCCAGAGCGGCAACATCATTTACGAAACCACGGTCGCGCCCGGTGCGTTCGAGATTACTGACCTGTATCCGACCGGATATGGGGGCGACCTCGAACTGGTGATCACCGAAGCCGACGGCAACGTGCGCATCTCGCGCCTGCCTTTTGCCGCGGCCGTCAATGCGCTGCGCCCGGGCATCACGCGCTACAGCATTACCGTGGGGCAGTACCGCAATGTCTCGCTCCACAGCCGGCCGATGATGATGCAGGCCACGGTCCAGCATGGCATCAGCAATATGGTGACGGGCTACGGCGGCTTTATCGTGGCGCAGGACTACACCGCGGTGATGGGCGGCGGCGCGCTGAACACGGACCTGGGCGCCTTCGGTGCCGACATCACGCAAGCCTGGACCACGCTGCAGGACGCGGGCGGCCACGACGGCCAGAGCCTGCGGCTGTCTTACAGCAAGCTGGTGGCGCCGACCAACACCAACCTGACCCTGGCCGCCTACCGCTACTCCAGCAGCGGCTACCTCAGCATGTCCGATGCCATGGCGCTGCGCGACCTGGAACAGCGCGGCATGGCCGCGGGCATGTTCATGGGCGGGATCCAGCGCGGCCGGCTGCAGGTGACCATCAACCAGATGCTGCCGCAAGGCTACGGCTCCTTTTACCTGACCGGATCCACGCAGAACTACTGGAACCGCAGCGGCAGCGACACCCAGTTCCAGGCCGGCTACAACAACAGCTACAAGCGCATCAACTACGGCATCTCGGCATCGCGCCAGTTCAATGTCAATGCGGGCAAATGGGATAACCGGGTGATGCTCACGGTGGGCATCCCGCTGGGCAGCGGCCAGCATGCGCCGTACTCGATGACAAGCCTGTCGCACGACTCCAGTGGCGGCACCTCGCTGCAGGAATCGGTGACCGGCACGCTGGGCGACGACAACGCCTTCACCTACGGCATCAATGCCGGCTACACGGGCGGCGGCAACAGCACCGACACCGCCACCGTGGGCGCCAACGTCGGCTATGTGTCGCCATTTGCCACCGTCACCGCCAGCGCCAGCAAGGGCCGCAACTACTCGCAGGCCGGCTTCGGCATCAGCGGCGGCATCGTTGCCTATGCCGGCGGCGTGGCGTTCACGCCGATGCCGGGCGACACCATGGCCATCATCGAGGCCGCGGACGCAGCCGGCGCGCGCGTGACCAATGGCAGCGGCCTGCGCGTGGACCCGTGGGGCCACGCCCTCGTGCCGAGCCTGACGCCGTTCTCGCGCAACCAGATCGAGATCGATCCCAAGGGGCTGCCGCTCAGCGTGGCGCTGAAGACTACGCAGCAGAACACCGCACCCACCGCGGGCGCCATCGTGAAGATGAAGTTCGAGACCGAGAACCCCGGGCGCGCCGCGATCCTGCGGGTCATGGGCCCGGATGGGGCACCGCTGCCGTTCGGGGCCGAGGTCACCGACGCGCATGGCCAGGCGGCGGGCACCGTCGGGCAGGGCGGGCGCATCATCGTGCGCGGGCTGAAGCAGGACAGCGGCGAACTGCAGGTCAAATGGGGCAGCGATGCGAAATCCTCTTGCGCGCTGCGCTATGCGCTGCCGCCGGAAACGGCGCGCCCTGCCAACCCGTTGGCAGTGCTTGACGCGGCCTGCGTGGCATCGGCGGCGCGCTGA
- a CDS encoding response regulator, protein MPNWLSRANKQFPGRLLAVVAALLIVVISGCLALFLHSRFQRVVWEQAWAARQHFGAVLAAKATHEYFIRRMAEITGPEYRLVRSDRPATQLEAALMAVPAGNARAVDLPGLINPATLMRGAPVPGADRSAAVSHIIRFAIFERAYWGTAPQGVRSVFLMADGSEALVTPALPAALSLSGPLVADAVSNWAKALARRSREARASTPAGTPLWAGPYPGLIGQETMLSCFLPVRNATGTLLGYTATAIPIRALMGDVSLPGATQAVQRVSGKRAVFFDERGKLLFQGRDAGWLHTQAMGDRVARELAAGEQGVAYWFEQGSLMIGSMARDHGWRAAYAYPLSRGLADHGLALGVALLLYGLGVAAVLQGARMVRRRVLVPMQRNAERIEDSERFNRTVMQAAPVGLRVVRTADAHVRAENALAAQWLPLDARTQGRPWLDAILARRGETPVRLEVRVPAGAGGARDVLVVGRRTRFEGEDVLLCAIHDVTEEREANRELARARQLADEAGAAKLRFLATMSHEIRTPLYGMLGTLELLSLTSLAHRQREMLSTIQSSSQVLLQILDDLLDYSRAEAGQMQLDSVPFDPVDLLESTVRAHAPIALQKGIALSCYPEPGLPCLAGDPVRVRQIIGNLIGNALKFTATGHVIVRLGRAPQGEVAAVPETAAAAGRITIQLEVADTGPGIAPEVQEKLFEPFVQADPSTARRYGGTGLGLSICRRLAALMDGSVFVHSEPGKGSVFRVLLRLPQAGPRTALEPVLPPVAVLTEDDEIRNHAIETLRATGCEATACDGPAPQPGMVLFVATRRIAAIPQGYAGVVFGRADGPVEPQLVGGSWLVSAYHQAGILRALCLAAGMTPASAPPAATAAEPVPQLGMEILVVDDHPYNRLLMQQQLDRLGCRATLASGGEEALALWQQRKFDLVLTDVHMPGMDGNELCRRLRAQGSTVPIVGLTASIAQGEVERCLDAGMDRYLSKPVLLGPLAECLRAVLPEHAAAPMRPADDEAGLPRIPDSAASLALLAHTMREDFAALSAAARRGEWKALRHHAHRMRGAMALAEDGEEIVALCRELELDVAQAQQAVQAHVDNLALYLAAYFEGSDDPASEQKGSQGSNNSGSRNGHPGDWRSTI, encoded by the coding sequence ATGCCCAATTGGCTGTCTCGCGCAAACAAGCAGTTTCCCGGTCGCCTTCTCGCCGTCGTTGCCGCCCTGCTGATCGTGGTCATCAGCGGGTGCCTCGCCTTGTTTCTGCATAGCCGGTTCCAGCGCGTCGTCTGGGAGCAGGCGTGGGCCGCGCGCCAGCACTTTGGCGCGGTGCTGGCGGCCAAGGCAACCCATGAGTATTTTATCCGGCGCATGGCCGAGATCACCGGGCCCGAGTACCGGCTGGTGCGCAGCGACCGGCCCGCGACCCAGCTGGAAGCCGCGCTGATGGCGGTTCCCGCGGGCAATGCGAGAGCCGTCGACTTGCCCGGACTGATCAATCCCGCCACCCTGATGCGCGGCGCGCCGGTGCCAGGCGCGGACCGGTCCGCGGCGGTGTCGCACATCATCCGCTTTGCCATCTTCGAGCGCGCGTACTGGGGCACGGCGCCGCAAGGCGTGCGCTCGGTGTTTCTGATGGCTGACGGCAGCGAGGCGCTGGTGACCCCCGCGCTGCCGGCGGCGCTGTCGCTGAGCGGGCCACTGGTTGCCGATGCCGTCAGCAACTGGGCCAAGGCGCTGGCGCGCCGGTCGCGCGAGGCGCGGGCGTCGACGCCGGCGGGCACGCCGCTGTGGGCCGGCCCTTATCCGGGCCTGATCGGGCAGGAAACCATGCTGAGCTGCTTCCTGCCCGTTCGCAACGCCACCGGAACGCTGCTCGGCTATACCGCGACCGCCATTCCGATCCGCGCCCTGATGGGCGATGTCAGCCTGCCGGGGGCCACCCAAGCGGTGCAGCGGGTATCGGGCAAGCGCGCCGTGTTCTTCGATGAGCGCGGCAAGCTGCTGTTCCAGGGCCGCGATGCCGGCTGGCTGCACACGCAGGCCATGGGCGACCGCGTCGCGCGCGAGCTGGCCGCCGGCGAGCAGGGCGTGGCCTACTGGTTCGAGCAAGGCAGCCTGATGATCGGCAGCATGGCGCGCGACCACGGCTGGCGCGCGGCCTATGCCTATCCGCTGTCGCGAGGCCTGGCCGACCACGGGCTGGCGCTGGGGGTGGCGCTGCTGCTCTACGGGCTCGGCGTCGCCGCGGTGCTGCAAGGCGCGCGCATGGTCCGGCGCCGGGTGCTGGTGCCGATGCAGCGCAACGCCGAGCGCATCGAAGACAGCGAGCGCTTCAACCGCACCGTGATGCAGGCCGCGCCGGTAGGCCTGCGGGTAGTGCGCACCGCCGATGCGCATGTGCGCGCCGAGAACGCGCTGGCCGCGCAATGGCTGCCGCTCGATGCGCGCACGCAAGGCCGGCCCTGGCTCGACGCCATCCTGGCGCGGCGCGGCGAAACCCCCGTGCGGCTCGAGGTGCGGGTACCGGCGGGCGCCGGCGGTGCGCGCGACGTGCTGGTGGTCGGCCGCCGTACCCGCTTCGAAGGCGAGGACGTGTTGCTGTGCGCGATCCATGATGTCACGGAAGAACGCGAGGCGAACCGCGAGCTGGCCCGCGCCCGCCAGCTTGCGGACGAGGCCGGCGCCGCCAAGCTGCGCTTCCTTGCCACCATGAGCCATGAGATCCGCACGCCGCTGTACGGCATGCTGGGCACGCTGGAACTGCTGTCGCTGACCAGCCTTGCGCATAGGCAGCGCGAGATGCTGTCGACCATCCAGTCTTCGTCGCAGGTGCTGCTGCAGATCCTGGACGACCTGCTTGATTACTCGCGCGCGGAAGCGGGCCAGATGCAGCTGGACAGCGTGCCGTTCGACCCGGTCGACCTGCTCGAATCGACGGTGCGGGCGCACGCGCCGATCGCCCTGCAAAAGGGGATTGCGCTGTCGTGCTATCCGGAGCCGGGCCTGCCGTGCCTGGCCGGCGACCCCGTGCGCGTGCGCCAGATCATCGGCAACCTGATCGGCAATGCGCTGAAGTTCACCGCCACAGGCCATGTCATCGTGCGCCTGGGACGAGCGCCTCAAGGCGAGGTGGCCGCCGTGCCGGAAACCGCCGCTGCCGCTGGCAGGATCACGATCCAACTCGAGGTCGCGGATACCGGGCCGGGCATCGCGCCCGAGGTTCAGGAAAAACTGTTCGAGCCGTTCGTGCAGGCCGACCCGTCCACCGCCAGGCGCTATGGCGGCACGGGCCTGGGCTTGTCGATCTGCCGGCGGCTGGCCGCGCTGATGGATGGCAGCGTTTTTGTGCACAGCGAGCCCGGCAAGGGCAGCGTGTTCCGGGTCTTGCTGCGGCTGCCGCAAGCGGGGCCGCGCACGGCGCTGGAGCCGGTGCTGCCGCCGGTGGCCGTGCTGACCGAGGACGACGAGATCCGCAACCATGCCATCGAGACCCTGCGCGCGACGGGGTGCGAGGCGACCGCTTGCGACGGGCCGGCGCCGCAACCCGGCATGGTGCTGTTCGTTGCCACCCGCCGTATCGCGGCGATTCCGCAAGGCTATGCCGGCGTGGTGTTCGGACGTGCCGATGGCCCGGTCGAACCGCAGCTCGTCGGCGGCAGTTGGCTCGTCAGCGCCTACCACCAGGCCGGCATCCTGCGCGCACTGTGCCTGGCCGCCGGCATGACGCCGGCTAGCGCACCGCCAGCGGCGACGGCCGCCGAGCCCGTGCCGCAGCTGGGCATGGAGATCCTGGTGGTGGACGACCATCCCTACAACCGGCTGCTGATGCAGCAGCAGCTCGACCGCCTGGGCTGCCGCGCCACGCTGGCGAGCGGTGGCGAGGAAGCGCTGGCGCTGTGGCAGCAGCGCAAGTTCGACCTGGTGCTCACCGACGTCCACATGCCCGGCATGGACGGCAACGAACTTTGCCGCAGGCTGCGCGCGCAAGGGTCGACCGTGCCGATCGTCGGGCTGACCGCAAGCATCGCGCAGGGCGAGGTGGAGCGCTGCCTGGACGCCGGCATGGACCGTTACCTGTCCAAGCCCGTCTTGCTCGGTCCCCTGGCCGAGTGCCTGCGGGCGGTGCTGCCCGAGCATGCCGCCGCACCGATGCGACCCGCCGACGACGAAGCCGGCTTGCCACGAATCCCTGACAGCGCCGCCAGCCTGGCGCTGCTGGCGCATACCATGCGCGAAGATTTCGCGGCGCTGTCCGCCGCCGCGCGCCGCGGGGAATGGAAGGCGCTCCGCCACCACGCCCACCGCATGCGCGGCGCCATGGCGCTGGCCGAGGACGGCGAAGAAATCGTCGCGTTGTGCCGGGAACTGGAACTGGATGTGGCGCAGGCGCAGCAGGCCGTGCAGGCTCATGTCGACAACCTGGCCTTGTATCTTGCAGCGTACTTCGAGGGGTCCGACGATCCGGCAAGCGAACAGAAGGGCAGCCAGGGCAGCAACAACAGCGGCAGCCGGAACGGCCATCCTGGCGATTGGCGGAGTACTATTTAA
- a CDS encoding response regulator transcription factor: MLMCSHTPPARVLLIDDDLELAQMLREYLEPDHCTVTLAHTREQGETLLARNDFDVALLDLMLPDGNGLELLRLHRARSQRPVIMFTAHGDETDRVLGLELGADDYLSKPFSPRELRARMHAVLRRFQCATPATGASPWLEAGALRLNLASGEAMHGPALATLTGAEQRVLEILMRSAGRVVTREEIGRFALGRAPERYDRSLDTHVSALRRKLALDATSSPLRIRNLRGQGYLLVQAP; the protein is encoded by the coding sequence ATGCTGATGTGCTCTCACACGCCCCCCGCGCGCGTGCTGCTGATCGACGACGACCTGGAACTGGCGCAGATGCTGCGCGAATACCTGGAGCCCGACCACTGCACCGTCACGCTGGCGCACACCCGCGAGCAGGGCGAGACCCTGCTGGCCCGCAATGACTTCGATGTCGCGCTGCTGGACCTGATGCTGCCCGACGGCAACGGCCTGGAGCTGCTGCGGCTGCACCGCGCGCGCTCGCAGCGCCCGGTGATCATGTTTACCGCGCATGGCGACGAGACCGACCGCGTGCTCGGGCTCGAGCTCGGTGCCGACGACTACCTGAGCAAGCCCTTCAGCCCGCGCGAACTGCGCGCGCGCATGCACGCGGTGCTGCGCCGGTTCCAGTGCGCCACGCCGGCCACCGGCGCCAGCCCGTGGCTGGAGGCCGGCGCGCTGCGCCTGAACCTGGCCTCCGGCGAAGCCATGCACGGACCGGCGCTGGCCACGCTGACCGGCGCCGAGCAGCGCGTGCTGGAAATCCTGATGCGCTCGGCCGGCCGGGTAGTGACGCGTGAAGAAATCGGGCGCTTCGCGCTGGGACGCGCTCCCGAGCGCTACGACCGCAGCCTCGACACCCACGTCAGCGCGCTGCGCCGCAAGCTGGCGCTCGACGCCACCTCGTCGCCGCTGCGGATCCGCAACCTGCGCGGCCAGGGCTACCTGCTGGTGCAGGCGCCGTGA